In Erinaceus europaeus chromosome 10, mEriEur2.1, whole genome shotgun sequence, one DNA window encodes the following:
- the RNF208 gene encoding RING finger protein 208, with amino-acid sequence MPADPGPEVGSGWPGLLMSCLKGPHVILKMEAVKIVHSEKFPELQAAAPCFPPAPRPASALAPKRAWPSDTEIIVNQACGGDMPVLEGAPRTPPLPRRPRKGSAELGFPRVAPSDEVIVNQYVIRPGSATSAGPSVAAPAAGEPLECPTCGHTYNVTQRRPRVLSCLHSVCEQCLQILYESCPKYKFISCPTCRRETVLFTDYGLAALAVNTSILSRLPPEALTAPSGGQWGGEPEGSCYQTFRQYCGAACTCHVRNPLSACSIM; translated from the coding sequence ATGCCGGCTGACCCTGGGCCCGAGGTGGGCAGTGGCTGGCCGGGCCTCCTCATGTCCTGCCTGAAGGGCCCTCATGTCATCCTCAAGATGGAGGCCGTGAAGATCGTTCACTCCGAGAAGTTTCCTGAGTTGCAGGCAGCCGCCCCCTGTTTTCCACCTGCACCCCGGCCAGCTTCTGCTCTGGCCCCCAAGCGGGCCTGGCCCTCAGACACAGAGATCATCGTCAACCAGGCATGTGGGGGGGACATGCCTGTCTTGGAAGGGGCACCCCGTACTCCACCCCTGCCTCGGCGTCCCCGCAAGGGCAGCGCAGAGCTGGGCTTCCCCAGAGTGGCACCTTCCGACGAGGTCATCGTGAACCAGTATGTGATTCGGCCTGGCTCAGCGACATCGGCTGGCCCCTCAGTGGCAGCCCCCGCTGCAGGCGAGCCCCTGGAGTGCCCCACATGTGGGCACACGTACAATGTCACCCAGCGGCGGCCTCGCGTGTTGTCCTGCCTGCACTCAGTGTGTGAGCAGTGCCTGCAGATTCTCTATGAGTCCTGCCCTAAGTACAAGTTCATCTCTTGTCCCACCTGCCGACGCGAGACTGTGCTCTTCACTGACTACGGCCTGGCTGCGCTGGCTGTCAACACATCTATCTTGAGCCGCCTGCCCCCTGAGGCACTCACTGCCCCATCCGGGGGTCAGTGGGGGGGTGAGCCTGAGGGCAGCTGCTACCAGACCTTCCGGCAGTACTGCGGGGCCGCGTGCACCTGCCATGTGCGGAATCCACTGTCAGCCTGCTCCATCATGTAG
- the RNF224 gene encoding RING finger protein 224, translating into MLQPESPWASEEGMTPGTRRGDCIICYSAYDLAGHLPRRLYCGHTFCQACVRRLDTAAHEQRWIPCPQCRQSTPTPRGGVAMLDLDLTAFLAVKAEREPSRTEPRPPVLLKGGPAIITQQPAGPFPTLGPQPYFPMRRCCCWSCSSLCWAPPGGPEA; encoded by the coding sequence ATGCTGCAGCCTGAGAGCCCCTGGGCCTCTGAGGAGGGCATGACCCCTGGGACTCGGCGGGGCGACTGCATCATCTGCTACTCTGCCTATGACCTGGCCGGGCACCTGCCACGACGACTCTACTGCGGCCACACTTTCTGTCAGGCATGTGTGCGACGGCTGGACACAGCAGCCCATGAGCAGCGCTGGATACCCTGCCCGCAGTGCCGCCAGAGCACGCCCACACCCCGGGGAGGGGTGGCCATGCTCGACCTCGATCTGACTGCCTTCCTGGCTGTTAAGGCTGAGCGGGAGCCATCCCGCACAGAGCCCAGGCCCCCTGTGCTGCTCAAAGGTGGCCCAGCTATCatcacccagcagccagcagggCCCTTCCccacccttggcccccagccctacTTCCCCATGCGCAGGTGTTGCTGCTGGAGCTGCAGCAGCCTCTGTTGGGCTCCCCCAGGTGGCCCTGAGGCCTGA
- the LOC107522421 gene encoding ring finger protein-like — MSADEGVDSGPLKTPQSTKTLESREPLLGATGVDEGEEQGEEEECPICTEPYGPGEHHLSLLNCGHGLCLGCLHRLLGTAPSADLGRVRCPLCRQKTPMLEWEICRLQEELLLADGPQRPPPPVPPELPSRAPGLWAALEHRYRLRFLAGPVGGRGCLPFLPCPPCLGAWLWALREQGPCARRLALLGLLSLELLGLLLIFTPLLLLGLLFMLLDRSGR; from the coding sequence ATGTCAGCAGATGAAGGAGTGGACAGTGGACCCCTCAAAACCCCCCAGAGTACCAAGACTCTGGAGAGTAGGGAGCCCCTGCTAGGGGCCACTGGGGTAGAtgaaggtgaggagcagggggaggaggaagagtgcCCCATCTGCACAGAGCCCTATGGGCCAGGCGAGCACCATCTGAGCCTGCTTAACTGTGGCCACGGACTATGCCTGGGCTGCCTACACCGGCTGCTGGGCACGGCCCCCAGTGCCGACCTGGGCCGGGTACGCTGCCCCCTGTGTCGGCAGAAGACACCCATGCTGGAGTGGGAGATCTGCAGGCTGCAGGAGGAGCTGCTGCTGGCTGATGGACCCCAGCGTCCCCCACCCCCGGTGCCCCCTGAACTCCCCTCCCGGGCTCCTGGACTCTGGGCTGCTCTAGAGCACCGCTACCGCCTCCGCTTCCTGGCAGGACCTGTGGGTGGCCGGGGATGCCTGCCCTTCCTGCCATGCCCACCCTGCTTGGGTGCCTGGCTCTGGGCCCTGCGAGAGCAGGGACCCTGTGCCCGCCGCCTGGCACTGCTGGGCCTGCTGAGCCTTGAGCTGCTGGGGCTGCTGCTCATCTTCACACCACTCTTGCTGCTGGGGCTGCTCTTCATGCTGCTGGACCGATCAGGCCGCTGA
- the CYSRT1 gene encoding cysteine-rich tail protein 1, whose translation MDPHEMVVKNPYAHISIPRAHLRPDLSQQLEASSSSESQSLSCTLEPGHLQQPSEASGAKGAKEAKGTTSAQGSCTYLQHPNEAPGAKGAATAQSSCTVETGYLQQPSEGLGAKGAKGAKGQQAWHPPGNPYCSGQHSGGLTYSGLPPVARGDDIAHHCCCCPCCSCCHCPRFCRCHSCCTIS comes from the coding sequence ATGGACCCCCACGAGATGGTAGTCAAGAACCCCTATGCCCACATCAGCATCCCCCGGGCTCACCTACGTCCTGACTTGAGCCAGCAGCTTGAGGCTTCGTCTTCCTCagagtctcagtctctgtcttgcACCCTGGAGCCTGGCCACCTACAGCAGCCCAGCGAGGCCTCAGGGGCCAAGGGGGCTAAGGAGGCCAAGGGGACCACCTCTGCTCAGGGCTCCTGCACCTACCTCCAGCATCCTAATGAGGCGCCAGGGGCCAAGGGGGCTGCCACTGCCCAGAGCTCCTGCACCGTGGAAACTGGTTACCTCCAGCAGCCCAGCGAGGGCCTAGGGGCCAAGGGAGCTAAGGGAGCCAAGGGCCAGCAGGCCTGGCATCCACCTGGTAATCCGTACTGCAGCGGGCAGCACTCAGGAGGACTGACCTACTCAGGGCTGCCACCCGTGGCTCGTGGTGATGACATTGCccaccactgctgctgctgcccaTGCTGCTCCTGCTGTCATTGCCCTCGCTTCTGCCGCTGCCACAGCTGCTGCACCATCTCCTAA